The proteins below come from a single Edaphobacter acidisoli genomic window:
- a CDS encoding aldo/keto reductase, giving the protein MEYRTLQGTDLNVSRLCFGTMTFGAQADASAARDMVARSIEAGINFFDTANIYQAGAAETMLGDALKRRRQSVVVATKVWGKMGDAPEQSGLSKKAIVRAIEESLRRLQTDYVDLYYFHQPDYDVPVEESLEAMDALVEQGKVRFPATSNYSSWQVAQMLSLAEKHRYRPVSVAQHMYNLLARGIEQEFLPMAKEMGVSVIAYNPLAAGLLTGKHTRDAVAAGTRFDGNKMYQDRYWHAEDFDAVDQLKQVGQSERRSLLSVALGWMLHHTPIDSIILGASRLEQLDQNIATAGDGPLSSDAVERCNEAWRTLRGPTPQYNR; this is encoded by the coding sequence ATGGAATATCGCACGCTTCAAGGCACCGACCTCAACGTTTCGCGGCTTTGTTTTGGCACGATGACCTTCGGCGCACAGGCTGATGCTAGCGCTGCGCGCGACATGGTGGCGCGATCGATTGAGGCAGGCATCAACTTCTTCGACACTGCGAATATCTACCAGGCGGGCGCGGCAGAGACGATGCTGGGCGATGCGCTGAAGAGGCGTCGGCAGAGCGTTGTTGTGGCAACGAAGGTTTGGGGCAAGATGGGTGATGCTCCAGAGCAGAGCGGTCTTTCTAAAAAGGCCATCGTTCGCGCGATTGAAGAGAGTTTGCGGCGACTGCAGACGGACTACGTCGACCTCTACTACTTTCACCAGCCTGACTATGATGTGCCTGTAGAAGAGAGCCTGGAGGCGATGGACGCGCTGGTTGAACAGGGCAAAGTGCGCTTTCCGGCAACGTCGAACTACTCAAGCTGGCAGGTGGCACAGATGCTCTCTCTTGCCGAGAAGCACCGCTATCGTCCGGTCAGCGTAGCGCAGCATATGTACAACCTGCTGGCGCGCGGCATCGAGCAGGAGTTTCTTCCGATGGCGAAGGAGATGGGTGTCTCGGTGATTGCGTATAACCCGCTCGCTGCAGGCCTGCTGACAGGCAAGCACACGCGTGATGCGGTTGCAGCGGGAACGCGCTTTGACGGGAACAAGATGTATCAGGACCGCTACTGGCACGCGGAGGACTTCGACGCAGTCGATCAACTGAAGCAGGTGGGGCAGAGCGAGCGGCGTTCGCTCCTGAGCGTTGCGCTTGGTTGGATGCTGCATCACACACCGATCGACAGTATCATCCTGGGCGCTTCGCGGCTGGAACAGCTTGATCAGAACATTGCCACGGCCGGGGATGGTCCGCTCTCAAGCGATGCGGTCGAACGCTGCAATGAGGCCTGGCGCACGCTTCGCGGGCCGACGCCGCAATACAATCGCTGA
- a CDS encoding IclR family transcriptional regulator: protein MPPTTARRRRPKAKNAESSQSSSDQYLSRAVGRALNVLECFPDAFSSYSLKEISQRTDMPESSLFRLLVTLESRGYLQQNTDGSYRLAPKVLHGQLRQRANIVRDLVHPHLVELARQFNETTSLSFLFEDHIAVLDSIESFHDIRAINKVGRILPPYASSMGKAITAFQERTVIDRLVEVYGLFRRTEKTITDHGSIFTEFDQVRQTGYAFDRGEATEGGICVGAPIFSRGSRVEAAVSISVPLIRMDETRQRKIIAELLGATKKMSGALQENA from the coding sequence ATGCCACCCACCACTGCACGCCGCCGCCGTCCTAAAGCCAAGAATGCCGAATCGTCGCAATCGTCTTCGGACCAGTATCTGTCGCGCGCGGTTGGTCGTGCGCTGAATGTGCTGGAGTGCTTCCCCGACGCCTTCTCCTCGTACTCGCTCAAGGAGATCTCGCAGCGGACCGATATGCCGGAGTCGTCGCTGTTCCGGCTGCTGGTGACGCTGGAGTCGCGCGGCTATCTGCAGCAGAATACGGACGGGTCGTACAGGCTTGCGCCCAAGGTGCTGCATGGGCAACTGCGACAGCGGGCCAACATCGTCCGCGATCTTGTGCATCCGCACCTGGTGGAGCTGGCGCGGCAGTTCAACGAGACGACCAGCCTCTCGTTTCTGTTTGAGGACCACATTGCCGTGCTCGATAGCATTGAGAGCTTTCACGATATACGGGCGATCAACAAGGTTGGACGCATTCTTCCGCCGTACGCCAGCTCGATGGGCAAGGCGATTACGGCGTTTCAGGAACGCACGGTGATCGACCGGCTGGTGGAGGTCTATGGGTTGTTTCGCCGCACGGAAAAGACCATTACGGACCACGGATCGATCTTCACGGAGTTCGACCAGGTACGGCAGACCGGGTATGCGTTCGACCGCGGCGAGGCCACCGAGGGCGGCATCTGCGTTGGCGCACCGATCTTCTCGCGCGGGTCGCGCGTCGAAGCCGCGGTGAGTATCTCGGTGCCGCTGATTCGCATGGATGAGACGCGACAGAGGAAGATCATCGCTGAGTTGCTGGGTGCGACCAAAAAGATGTCCGGCGCATTACAGGAAAACGCTTAG
- a CDS encoding four-carbon acid sugar kinase family protein has product MPQPSAPEIHALRCLIIADDLTGSCDAAVHFARNGMTVAVPILGTDAPLPSAHAVAVNTDSRRIGKDVAANRVKAAIQMARGQQAALFKKIDSSLRGHISAEIAAAAEASHADLVFIAPALPALGRRVTEGRVRLPSGEAIDIAAALVPLSFAAISTGELTHPHKAFSSIQQAQARGTKLICFDASSDQDLDRIVDLGHTSGQRILWVGSAGLAAALARSIAPSATAEPEEAPTIEGPVLFGVGSDHNATLAQLSKLRTVAHPLECELEAVRPIEVRKAIGAGRNVLLHLPPCGIDAAKIHAFAEAAPISSFGGIVLTGGDTASTFLKAIGAHTLHVRAEAMPGIPVSIMRGGLADGTPVITKSGAFGPSDTLLQCIEFLSPSGRVVEEGTRQ; this is encoded by the coding sequence ATGCCGCAGCCGTCCGCACCCGAAATCCACGCTCTTCGCTGCCTCATCATCGCCGACGATCTCACAGGAAGCTGCGACGCCGCGGTGCATTTTGCGCGCAATGGAATGACGGTGGCCGTGCCAATCCTCGGAACAGATGCCCCGTTGCCGTCAGCGCATGCAGTTGCAGTGAACACCGACTCGCGCCGCATCGGCAAGGACGTCGCAGCCAACCGCGTCAAAGCCGCAATCCAGATGGCCCGCGGCCAGCAAGCCGCGCTCTTCAAAAAGATCGACTCCTCCCTACGCGGACACATCTCCGCCGAGATCGCCGCTGCCGCCGAAGCCTCGCACGCGGACCTCGTCTTCATTGCACCAGCCTTGCCCGCGCTGGGCCGCAGAGTCACCGAAGGCCGCGTGCGCCTGCCTTCGGGCGAAGCGATCGACATCGCAGCGGCGCTGGTTCCGCTGTCCTTCGCGGCAATCTCAACCGGCGAACTCACGCATCCGCACAAGGCATTCAGCTCCATCCAGCAAGCGCAGGCGCGCGGCACGAAGCTCATCTGCTTCGACGCAAGCAGCGACCAGGACCTCGACCGCATCGTCGATCTCGGGCACACCTCCGGCCAGCGCATTCTCTGGGTCGGCTCCGCCGGACTCGCAGCAGCGCTCGCCCGATCCATCGCGCCTTCAGCAACAGCGGAGCCGGAAGAAGCTCCCACAATCGAAGGCCCGGTTCTGTTCGGCGTCGGCTCCGATCACAACGCGACTCTCGCGCAACTATCGAAGCTGCGCACGGTCGCACACCCCCTCGAATGCGAGCTCGAAGCCGTTCGCCCCATCGAGGTCCGAAAGGCAATCGGCGCCGGCCGCAACGTGCTGCTGCATCTTCCGCCATGCGGAATTGACGCGGCGAAGATTCATGCCTTCGCCGAGGCCGCTCCCATCTCCAGCTTCGGGGGCATTGTCCTCACCGGCGGAGATACCGCGTCTACCTTCCTGAAGGCAATCGGCGCACACACGCTCCACGTGCGAGCCGAAGCGATGCCCGGCATCCCCGTCTCCATCATGCGCGGAGGCCTCGCCGACGGCACGCCCGTCATCACCAAGTCCGGCGCATTCGGCCCATCGGATACCTTGCTTCAGTGCATCGAATTTCTCTCGCCTTCAGGCAGAGTAGTGGAGGAAGGAACCAGGCAGTGA
- the pdxA gene encoding 4-hydroxythreonine-4-phosphate dehydrogenase PdxA, with protein MSTKPTIAITIGDPAGVGPEISLKGLRDPALFARAQWKIIGDAALLGDEAKRCGLESVLARVEVVDPGPNSSPINGVAVIPGRLSKECGAAAVEYVRIATQMCLQGEADAMVTAPLNKEAVSLTGRHFSGHTEYIAELCGAPDSCMLLSNEKLSVVHVSTHISLRRATYLNAERILRTIELGNQAMQWMGHRQPRIAVCGLNPHAGEHGLFGAEDEDTIRPAIEAARAKGITCTGPTPPDTTFLEGVRGKYDLIVAMYHDQGHIPMKLIDFERTVNISLGIPIIRTSVDHGTAFDIAGQNKADARNMESALTKAISMAEGRIASRQGASE; from the coding sequence GTGAGCACAAAGCCCACGATCGCAATCACCATCGGAGACCCCGCCGGCGTCGGCCCTGAGATCAGCCTCAAAGGCCTCCGCGACCCAGCGCTCTTTGCGCGCGCCCAATGGAAGATCATCGGCGACGCCGCGTTGCTCGGCGACGAAGCAAAGCGTTGCGGACTCGAATCCGTGCTCGCGCGCGTGGAAGTCGTAGACCCCGGCCCCAATTCCAGCCCGATCAACGGAGTCGCCGTCATACCCGGCCGTCTCTCGAAAGAGTGCGGCGCCGCCGCAGTCGAGTACGTCCGCATCGCAACACAGATGTGTCTGCAGGGCGAGGCCGACGCCATGGTCACAGCCCCGCTCAACAAAGAAGCCGTCAGCCTCACCGGACGCCACTTCAGCGGCCACACCGAATACATCGCCGAGCTCTGCGGCGCGCCCGACTCCTGCATGTTGCTCTCGAACGAGAAGCTCTCCGTCGTGCACGTCAGCACGCACATCTCGCTGCGCCGCGCCACCTATCTCAACGCCGAACGCATCCTCCGCACCATCGAGCTCGGCAACCAGGCCATGCAGTGGATGGGGCATCGCCAGCCACGCATCGCTGTCTGCGGCCTCAATCCGCACGCCGGCGAGCACGGCCTCTTCGGCGCCGAAGACGAAGACACAATTCGCCCGGCCATCGAAGCCGCGCGCGCAAAAGGCATCACCTGCACCGGCCCCACGCCGCCCGACACAACCTTCCTCGAAGGCGTCCGCGGCAAATACGACCTCATCGTCGCCATGTATCACGACCAGGGCCACATTCCCATGAAGCTCATCGACTTCGAGCGCACCGTCAACATCTCGCTCGGCATCCCCATCATCCGCACCTCAGTCGATCACGGCACCGCATTCGACATCGCCGGCCAGAACAAAGCCGACGCGCGCAACATGGAATCAGCGCTCACCAAAGCGATCTCCATGGCCGAAGGCCGCATCGCATCGCGGCAGGGAGCAAGCGAATGA
- a CDS encoding sodium:solute symporter family transporter yields MNHALAIELAIVAAYVAVLVGIGASFARRQTTTDAYFVARRSVPGWAMGMSMFATIITAVTVIAYPGASYAGNWSLLVPGFMVLGVLALVGVVIIPFFRHAVGMSAYEYFGKRFGTGVRVYSSLAFAAGHFSKMGVVLYLLALTVSSMTAWNVYVIVYAVGAATVLYTLIGGMQAVVWTDVVQGIILWLGIFIVLGYLWVLTPGGAHAAIALAAANHKFSLGSSSLSLSKPTLLVLCLYGFFFYLQKYTADQTLVQRYLIARTDREAIRGVGLGALLCVPVWALFMLIGTLLWSFYKLSGETLPAGIKKADEIFPYFLSTHISPVFTGLFLAALFGAAMSSMASDLNCIAVVGVEDFYRRIRPRATDRKALRAAKIMVAVFGVLTMIFAAELAGSKGTALSLYFTITSIVAGGLAGLFLLAFLCPRANTRGVTVGIVLSLIVTAWATLTLDHGSVINLGRWNYPLDNYMIGVIGHIVLFAAGYIASLIFSDGTPGPRELTLWGWLAHRRTTAIAAGNTFVSQT; encoded by the coding sequence ATGAATCACGCGCTCGCCATCGAGCTGGCCATCGTCGCGGCATACGTTGCCGTGCTGGTCGGCATCGGTGCGTCGTTCGCGCGTCGCCAGACCACGACGGACGCCTACTTCGTCGCGCGCCGCTCCGTGCCCGGCTGGGCCATGGGCATGTCGATGTTCGCCACCATCATCACGGCGGTCACGGTCATCGCATATCCTGGCGCGTCGTATGCAGGCAACTGGTCGCTGCTCGTGCCGGGATTCATGGTCCTCGGCGTCCTTGCCCTCGTCGGTGTCGTCATCATTCCATTCTTCCGTCACGCCGTCGGCATGAGCGCGTACGAGTACTTCGGCAAACGCTTCGGCACAGGAGTCCGCGTCTACTCCTCGCTCGCCTTCGCCGCCGGGCACTTCTCGAAGATGGGAGTCGTGCTCTACCTGCTCGCCCTCACCGTCAGCAGCATGACCGCGTGGAACGTCTACGTCATCGTCTACGCAGTAGGCGCGGCAACCGTGCTCTACACGCTCATCGGAGGAATGCAGGCCGTCGTCTGGACAGACGTGGTGCAGGGAATCATCCTCTGGCTCGGCATCTTCATCGTGCTCGGCTATCTCTGGGTTCTCACGCCCGGCGGCGCGCACGCGGCCATCGCGCTTGCCGCGGCCAACCACAAATTCAGCCTGGGCAGCTCCTCACTCTCGTTGTCGAAGCCCACGCTGCTGGTGCTGTGCCTCTACGGCTTCTTCTTCTACCTCCAGAAGTACACCGCAGACCAGACCTTAGTGCAGCGCTATCTCATCGCGCGAACCGACAGAGAAGCCATCCGTGGAGTAGGCCTCGGCGCACTGCTCTGTGTGCCGGTCTGGGCACTGTTCATGCTGATAGGCACCTTGCTGTGGAGCTTCTATAAACTGTCCGGCGAAACCCTCCCCGCCGGCATCAAGAAAGCCGACGAGATATTCCCCTACTTTCTGAGCACACACATCTCGCCGGTATTTACAGGGTTGTTTCTGGCCGCATTATTCGGCGCAGCGATGTCCTCCATGGCTTCCGACCTGAACTGCATCGCCGTAGTCGGCGTCGAAGACTTCTACCGCCGCATACGCCCGCGAGCAACCGACCGAAAAGCACTCCGCGCCGCAAAAATCATGGTCGCAGTCTTCGGCGTCCTCACCATGATCTTCGCGGCAGAGCTTGCAGGTTCCAAAGGCACCGCGCTCTCGCTCTACTTCACCATCACCAGCATCGTCGCCGGAGGCCTCGCAGGTCTCTTCCTGCTGGCATTCCTCTGCCCGCGCGCAAACACCAGGGGAGTCACAGTCGGCATCGTGCTCAGCCTCATTGTCACTGCATGGGCAACACTCACGCTCGACCACGGTAGCGTCATCAACCTCGGCCGCTGGAACTACCCGCTCGACAACTACATGATCGGCGTCATCGGCCACATCGTTCTCTTTGCCGCAGGCTACATCGCAAGCCTCATCTTCTCCGATGGCACACCCGGCCCACGCGAACTCACCCTCTGGGGCTGGCTCGCACATCGGCGGACGACAGCCATCGCCGCCGGAAACACCTTTGTCTCACAGACGTGA
- a CDS encoding HpcH/HpaI aldolase family protein has translation MNRLLKAVKAQTQGPILGAAAYFYDPIFIEVAAKVGYRAAWIEMEHGFITFAEAADLCRIASGLGMVTMIRIPDARRENVLKAAECGPDIIDIPMANSARDLEELIRYARFRPLGERGFFSVSRALDYGIDVNVSEAQQQLNDDLCLMAQIETVEALDNAREICAVPGVDIFIGPADLSASLDVPGQTGHSKVYEAASKAIGIAKEHDKLVAVGSAPQDFEFYVSQGVDLLFCTNDIAALKIGAQAVMKQAIAAMEKITI, from the coding sequence ATGAATCGCTTATTGAAGGCAGTGAAAGCTCAAACACAAGGTCCCATCCTCGGGGCCGCGGCCTACTTCTACGACCCCATCTTCATCGAGGTTGCCGCCAAAGTCGGCTACCGCGCCGCATGGATCGAGATGGAGCACGGCTTCATCACCTTCGCCGAGGCAGCCGATCTCTGCCGCATCGCCTCCGGCCTCGGCATGGTTACGATGATCCGCATTCCCGACGCACGCCGAGAGAACGTCCTCAAAGCCGCCGAGTGCGGCCCCGACATCATCGACATCCCCATGGCCAACTCCGCCCGCGACCTCGAAGAGCTCATCCGTTACGCGCGCTTCCGTCCGCTTGGCGAGCGCGGCTTCTTCTCGGTCTCCCGCGCCCTCGACTACGGCATCGACGTCAACGTCTCCGAAGCGCAGCAGCAACTCAACGACGACCTCTGCCTCATGGCCCAGATCGAAACCGTCGAAGCCCTCGACAACGCCCGCGAGATCTGCGCCGTCCCCGGCGTCGACATCTTCATCGGCCCCGCCGACCTATCCGCCAGCCTCGACGTCCCCGGCCAGACCGGCCACAGCAAAGTCTACGAAGCCGCCAGCAAAGCCATCGGCATCGCCAAAGAGCACGACAAGCTCGTAGCCGTCGGCTCTGCCCCACAGGACTTCGAGTTCTACGTCTCGCAGGGAGTCGACCTGCTCTTCTGCACCAACGACATCGCCGCTCTCAAAATCGGCGCACAAGCCGTCATGAAACAGGCCATCGCCGCAATGGAAAAAATAACGATCTGA
- a CDS encoding UxaA family hydrolase: protein MIPKILKLGASDDVAIALQTVPPGYTQPGLGLTVRDEIPAGHKVAVRAVALDAPVRKFNQIIGFASQPIAPGDHVHTHNLAAHNFDRDYAIGSETRPTEPIAPERSATFEGIIRPNGRIGTRNYVGILTTVNCSATVARRIAAHFTPDVLQDFPNVDGVVAITHGTGCGMAEHGEPADILRRVFAGYATHPNFGAVLLLGLGCETNQIDQLVALTGPSNTLRAATIQEDGGTAAAIRKGILTVAEMLDQANRITRTPVSASNLIVGLQCGGSDAYSGISANPALGTAVDILIRNGGTAILSETPEIYGAEHLLTRRAARPEVAERLIERIRWWEEYTARHKGAIDNNPQPGNKTGGLTTIYEKSLGAISKGGTTNLNGVVLYAEPITAKGLIFMDSPGFDPVSATGQVASGANLLCFTTGRGSVFGCKPTPSIKLASNTLLFNRMMDDMDINCGAIIDGDETVEQTGERIFTEMLAVASGKPTRSEVHGFGEEEFQPWLQSATL, encoded by the coding sequence TTGATTCCAAAGATCCTCAAACTCGGCGCCTCCGACGACGTAGCCATCGCGCTCCAGACCGTCCCTCCCGGCTACACGCAACCCGGCCTCGGCCTCACCGTGCGCGACGAAATCCCCGCCGGCCACAAGGTCGCCGTGCGCGCCGTCGCCCTCGACGCGCCCGTCCGCAAATTCAACCAGATCATCGGCTTTGCCTCCCAGCCCATCGCGCCCGGAGACCACGTCCACACTCACAACCTCGCCGCCCACAACTTCGACCGCGACTACGCCATCGGCTCCGAAACCCGCCCCACCGAACCCATCGCGCCGGAAAGATCAGCCACCTTCGAAGGCATCATCCGTCCCAACGGACGCATTGGCACGCGCAACTACGTCGGCATCCTCACCACGGTCAACTGCTCCGCGACCGTCGCCCGCCGCATCGCCGCGCACTTTACCCCCGACGTCCTCCAGGACTTCCCCAACGTCGACGGCGTCGTCGCCATCACCCACGGCACCGGCTGCGGCATGGCCGAGCACGGCGAGCCCGCCGACATCCTCCGCCGCGTCTTCGCCGGCTACGCGACGCATCCCAACTTCGGCGCTGTCCTCCTGCTCGGCCTCGGCTGCGAGACCAACCAGATCGACCAGCTCGTCGCCCTCACCGGTCCATCCAATACCCTCCGCGCCGCCACCATTCAGGAAGACGGTGGCACCGCAGCCGCCATCCGCAAAGGCATCCTCACCGTCGCCGAGATGCTCGACCAGGCCAACCGCATCACGCGCACGCCCGTCTCCGCATCAAACCTCATCGTCGGCCTCCAGTGCGGAGGCTCCGACGCCTACTCCGGCATCAGCGCCAACCCCGCGCTCGGCACCGCCGTCGACATCCTCATCCGCAACGGCGGCACAGCCATCCTCTCCGAGACCCCCGAAATCTACGGTGCCGAGCATCTCCTCACCCGCCGCGCCGCGCGCCCCGAAGTCGCCGAGCGCCTCATCGAACGCATCCGCTGGTGGGAGGAGTACACCGCCCGCCACAAAGGCGCAATCGACAACAACCCGCAGCCCGGCAACAAGACCGGCGGCCTGACGACCATCTACGAAAAATCACTCGGCGCAATCTCGAAGGGCGGCACGACTAACCTCAACGGCGTCGTTCTCTACGCCGAGCCCATCACCGCGAAGGGCCTCATCTTCATGGACTCGCCCGGCTTCGATCCCGTCTCTGCAACCGGCCAGGTCGCCAGCGGCGCAAACCTTCTCTGCTTCACCACCGGACGAGGCTCCGTCTTCGGCTGCAAGCCAACGCCCTCCATCAAACTCGCCTCGAACACCCTCCTCTTCAATCGCATGATGGACGACATGGACATCAACTGCGGCGCCATCATCGACGGCGACGAAACCGTCGAGCAGACAGGCGAGCGCATCTTCACCGAAATGCTCGCCGTCGCCTCCGGAAAACCAACGCGCAGCGAAGTCCACGGCTTCGGCGAAGAAGAGTTCCAACCCTGGCTGCAAAGCGCAACGCTGTAG
- a CDS encoding 2-oxoglutarate dehydrogenase E1 component → MATTAAEPTTNVLTQSPREMTFNTFRRWGFLQASLDPLGQYLPPVAFPLEVPDNDDSREARSYYCGTIAVEFMHLLNREQREWIQQQMEQRPPAQDQARILTQLIHADLFEQVIQSRYLGTKRFSLEGLTVLIPFLDRVFAVAGDLGVERAMIAMAHRGRLNVMVNTIGRKPSEIFTRFEDVDPRSTMGGGDVKYHVGATGEYHSPSGKLLSLHLASNPSHLEAIDPVILGRTRARQIRIGAEGKRAILPLIIHGDAAFAGQGIVAETLNMATLHGYNVGGTVHVITNNLLGFTALPEESNSTRFSTDIAKRLPIPIFHVNAEDPDAVVRVAAIAAEYRQRFQSDIVVDLIGYRRHGHSEVDDPTVTQPRRYAVIKDHPPLYQIYAKRIGVDPAAEVEQVQQELFSDQKAATKAGKKTRLAQLPSYWDNYYGGELKPADENITTGLSAGDIHELAVGITSYPETFHIHPKVKKLLEQRLEMGTGKRPFDYGTAEQIAFASLLEAGIPIRLTGQDSQRGTFNQRHSVMIDTETEEKFIPLQNLSATQGRYRVYNSLLSEAGVLGFEYGFSRDYPEALVLWEAQFGDFANGAQIIIDQFIAASEAKWNLLSGLVMLLPHGFEGQGPEHSSARIERYLQLAASDNMQICQPSTAAQYFHLLRRQALRRWRKPLIVFTPKSMLRHPDASSSVADFALPQFQNVLADTSVENARRILVCTGKIGHNLRVERAKRKANDVAIIFVEQLYPWPEAELEAALDQHPTAEEIVWVQEEPANMGAHTYVMPLLRRVAGDRAVLSVKRSANATPATGSAKAHEIEEKTLIDLAFGAPE, encoded by the coding sequence ATGGCCACCACGGCTGCGGAACCAACGACCAACGTGCTCACCCAATCACCGCGCGAGATGACCTTCAACACCTTCCGCCGCTGGGGCTTTCTCCAGGCATCGCTCGACCCGCTCGGCCAGTATCTTCCGCCCGTCGCATTCCCGCTCGAGGTCCCCGACAACGACGACTCCCGCGAAGCCCGCAGCTACTACTGCGGCACCATCGCCGTCGAGTTCATGCACCTGCTCAACCGCGAGCAGCGCGAGTGGATCCAGCAACAAATGGAGCAACGCCCGCCCGCCCAGGACCAGGCCCGCATCCTCACCCAGCTCATCCACGCCGACCTCTTCGAACAGGTCATCCAGTCGCGCTACCTCGGCACCAAGCGCTTCTCGCTCGAAGGCCTCACCGTCCTCATTCCATTCCTTGACCGCGTCTTCGCCGTCGCGGGCGACCTCGGCGTCGAGCGCGCCATGATCGCCATGGCCCATCGCGGACGCCTCAACGTCATGGTCAATACCATCGGCCGCAAGCCGTCCGAGATCTTCACGCGCTTCGAAGACGTCGACCCGCGCAGCACCATGGGCGGCGGCGACGTCAAATACCACGTCGGCGCAACCGGCGAGTACCACTCGCCCTCGGGCAAGCTCCTCTCGCTCCACCTCGCCTCCAACCCAAGCCACCTCGAAGCCATCGACCCCGTCATCCTCGGCCGCACCCGTGCCCGCCAGATTCGCATCGGTGCCGAAGGCAAACGCGCCATCCTTCCGCTCATCATCCACGGCGACGCGGCATTCGCAGGGCAGGGCATCGTAGCCGAAACACTCAACATGGCCACACTCCACGGCTACAACGTCGGCGGAACCGTGCACGTCATCACCAACAACCTGCTCGGCTTCACCGCGCTGCCCGAAGAGTCCAACTCCACGCGCTTCTCCACCGACATCGCGAAGCGCCTGCCCATCCCCATCTTCCACGTCAACGCCGAAGACCCCGACGCCGTCGTGCGCGTCGCCGCCATCGCCGCCGAGTATCGCCAGCGCTTCCAGTCCGACATCGTCGTCGATCTCATCGGCTATCGCCGCCACGGCCACAGCGAAGTCGACGACCCCACCGTCACGCAGCCCCGCCGCTACGCCGTCATCAAAGACCACCCGCCGCTCTATCAGATCTATGCAAAGCGCATCGGCGTCGATCCCGCAGCCGAAGTCGAGCAGGTCCAGCAGGAACTCTTCAGCGACCAGAAGGCCGCGACAAAGGCCGGCAAAAAGACACGCCTCGCGCAACTCCCCTCCTACTGGGACAACTACTACGGCGGCGAACTCAAGCCCGCCGACGAGAACATCACGACAGGTCTTTCCGCCGGAGACATCCACGAACTCGCCGTCGGCATCACCAGCTATCCTGAGACCTTCCACATTCACCCGAAGGTGAAAAAACTCCTCGAGCAGCGGCTCGAAATGGGCACAGGCAAGCGCCCCTTCGACTACGGCACGGCAGAACAAATCGCCTTCGCATCACTGCTCGAGGCAGGCATCCCCATCCGCCTCACCGGACAGGACTCGCAGCGCGGCACCTTCAACCAGCGCCACTCCGTCATGATCGACACCGAGACCGAAGAGAAGTTCATCCCGCTGCAAAACCTCTCGGCCACGCAAGGGCGCTACAGGGTCTACAACTCACTCCTCTCCGAAGCCGGCGTCCTCGGCTTCGAGTACGGCTTCTCGCGCGACTATCCCGAAGCGCTCGTCCTGTGGGAGGCGCAGTTCGGCGACTTCGCCAACGGTGCGCAGATCATCATCGACCAGTTCATCGCCGCCAGCGAAGCCAAGTGGAACCTGCTCTCCGGCCTCGTCATGCTGCTGCCGCACGGCTTCGAGGGGCAAGGCCCTGAGCACTCAAGCGCGCGCATCGAACGCTATCTGCAGCTCGCCGCCAGCGACAACATGCAGATCTGCCAGCCCTCCACAGCAGCGCAGTACTTCCATCTGCTCCGCCGTCAGGCGCTCCGCCGCTGGCGCAAGCCGCTCATCGTCTTCACGCCGAAGAGCATGTTGCGCCACCCCGACGCATCCTCGTCCGTAGCAGACTTCGCGCTGCCGCAATTTCAGAACGTTCTGGCCGATACCTCAGTTGAGAACGCACGCCGCATTCTGGTCTGCACCGGCAAGATCGGCCACAACCTCCGCGTCGAACGCGCGAAGCGCAAGGCGAACGACGTAGCGATCATCTTCGTCGAGCAACTCTATCCATGGCCGGAAGCAGAGCTCGAAGCCGCGCTCGACCAGCACCCAACCGCCGAAGAGATCGTCTGGGTGCAGGAAGAGCCAGCCAACATGGGCGCCCACACCTACGTCATGCCACTGCTCCGCCGCGTAGCAGGCGACCGCGCCGTCCTCAGCGTCAAACGCAGCGCCAACGCCACCCCAGCCACCGGCTCCGCCAAAGCCCACGAGATCGAAGAAAAAACCCTCATCGACCTAGCCTTCGGCGCCCCCGAATAA